A stretch of Leucobacter aridicollis DNA encodes these proteins:
- the nrdR gene encoding transcriptional regulator NrdR translates to MHCPFCRHSDSRVIDSRTADDGMSIRRRRQCPECGKRFTTTETASLTVIKRSGVVEPFSREKVMVGVRKACQGRPVTEADLALLAQRVEESLRLTGVAQFETNDIGVAILPHLRELDEVAYLRFASVYQSFDSLDDFEAAVRDLRAKRGGPTASQDAAAPSAAGE, encoded by the coding sequence ATGCACTGCCCCTTCTGCCGCCACTCTGACAGCCGGGTCATCGACTCGCGCACCGCCGACGACGGCATGTCGATTCGTCGGCGACGCCAGTGCCCCGAGTGCGGCAAGCGCTTCACGACGACCGAAACTGCCAGCCTGACGGTGATCAAACGATCGGGCGTCGTCGAGCCGTTCAGCCGCGAGAAGGTGATGGTCGGCGTGCGCAAGGCCTGCCAGGGTCGCCCGGTGACCGAGGCCGACCTCGCGCTGCTCGCGCAGCGAGTCGAGGAGTCGCTCCGGCTGACGGGCGTCGCCCAGTTTGAAACTAACGACATCGGCGTGGCGATCCTGCCGCATCTCCGTGAGCTCGACGAGGTCGCATACCTTCGCTTCGCGAGCGTGTACCAGTCGTTTGACTCGCTCGACGACTTTGAGGCTGCCGTGCGCGATCTGCGGGCGAAGCGGGGCGGCCCGACGGCATCACAGGACGCGGCCGCTCCGAGCGCCGCGGGGGAGTGA
- a CDS encoding quinone-dependent dihydroorotate dehydrogenase, with amino-acid sequence MTATPDRRAVTPYKLLFRTVLKRMDPEQAHHLAFAVIRGLPLLGGLARRFCKPHDSLRVRALGLEFPSPFGLAAGFDKNAAGIAGLGELGYGHVEVGTVTRHAQDGNPKPRMFRLVEDGGLINRMGFNNEGSAAAVPRIERARLRRNRPIIGANIGKSRVTEVEDATADYVWSAERLAPISDYLAVNVSSPNTPGLRGLQELELLEPLLAAVKVAAGTTPLLVKIAPDMGEEQIDGIVALAVRLGLDGIIATNTTISRAGLSESPERVEAMGAGGLSGAPLRERSLEVLARIRQTAPVDFCVISVGGVTTAADVLERLAAGATLVQGFTAFIYEGPLWARDINRGLRKAGWRQAATAR; translated from the coding sequence GTGACAGCGACCCCGGATCGGCGCGCAGTGACGCCGTACAAGCTCCTCTTTCGCACGGTGCTCAAGCGGATGGATCCCGAGCAGGCACACCACCTCGCCTTTGCCGTCATCCGCGGGTTGCCGCTGCTCGGCGGCCTCGCGCGTCGGTTCTGCAAGCCACACGACTCGCTGCGAGTGCGGGCGCTCGGCCTTGAGTTCCCGAGCCCCTTCGGGCTCGCCGCGGGCTTTGACAAGAACGCGGCAGGCATCGCGGGGCTCGGCGAGCTGGGGTATGGGCACGTCGAGGTCGGCACGGTCACGCGCCACGCCCAGGACGGTAACCCGAAGCCGCGAATGTTCAGGCTCGTCGAAGACGGCGGGCTCATCAACCGCATGGGCTTCAACAACGAAGGTTCGGCTGCCGCGGTGCCGCGCATCGAGCGGGCGCGGCTCCGTCGGAATCGACCGATCATCGGGGCGAACATCGGCAAGAGCCGCGTGACCGAGGTCGAGGACGCGACCGCCGACTACGTGTGGAGCGCGGAGCGCCTCGCCCCGATTTCGGACTACCTCGCGGTCAACGTGAGCTCGCCGAACACGCCCGGTCTCCGCGGGCTGCAAGAGCTCGAGCTGCTCGAACCGCTGCTCGCCGCAGTAAAGGTCGCCGCGGGCACAACGCCGCTGCTCGTGAAGATTGCCCCTGACATGGGGGAGGAGCAGATCGACGGCATCGTCGCACTCGCCGTGCGGCTCGGCCTCGACGGCATCATCGCGACGAACACGACGATCTCGCGCGCGGGCCTCAGCGAATCCCCGGAACGCGTCGAGGCGATGGGTGCCGGCGGGCTGTCGGGCGCTCCGCTGCGGGAACGCTCGCTCGAGGTACTCGCACGCATCAGGCAGACTGCCCCAGTCGACTTCTGCGTGATCTCCGTCGGGGGAGTGACGACCGCCGCCGACGTGCTCGAACGGCTCGCGGCCGGCGCGACGCTCGTGCAAGGGTTCACCGCCTTCATCTACGAGGGGCCGCTCTGGGCCCGCGACATCAACCGCGGACTGCGCAAGGCGGGCTGGCGTCAGGCCGCGACCGCGCGATAG
- a CDS encoding DUF3043 domain-containing protein, whose protein sequence is MSAAKRDDTAGSSHEDAAEELQGKGRPTPSRKVAQAANARPIVGSQDKELRKQQRQQQNEARERARAGMMAGEERYLTQRDRGPQRRFVRDYVDARWSAGELLIPVMVIFLVVAMFPGWVQVYGVFFVWAFLLFAIVDAFALTFILKKKLTEKFGEGNVQPGFKWYGAMRAMQFRMLRMPKPQVKRREFPK, encoded by the coding sequence ATGAGCGCTGCCAAGCGAGACGACACCGCAGGTTCGAGCCACGAGGACGCGGCTGAGGAGCTGCAGGGCAAGGGCCGCCCCACCCCCTCGCGCAAGGTTGCCCAGGCTGCGAACGCGCGCCCCATCGTGGGCTCGCAGGATAAGGAGCTGCGCAAGCAACAGCGCCAGCAGCAGAACGAGGCGCGCGAGCGTGCCCGTGCCGGAATGATGGCCGGCGAGGAGCGCTACCTCACACAGCGCGATCGCGGACCGCAGCGCCGGTTCGTTCGCGACTACGTTGACGCGCGTTGGAGCGCGGGCGAGCTACTCATCCCGGTCATGGTGATCTTCCTGGTTGTCGCGATGTTCCCGGGCTGGGTGCAGGTGTACGGCGTCTTCTTCGTCTGGGCCTTCCTCCTCTTCGCTATCGTCGACGCGTTTGCGCTCACCTTTATCTTGAAGAAGAAGCTCACTGAGAAGTTTGGCGAGGGCAACGTGCAGCCCGGCTTCAAGTGGTACGGCGCGATGCGCGCGATGCAGTTCCGCATGCTGCGGATGCCGAAGCCCCAGGTCAAGCGCCGCGAGTTCCCGAAGTAG
- the erpA gene encoding iron-sulfur cluster insertion protein ErpA, whose product MSNDTAVREHGVALSSAAQDKVRSLLNQEGRDDLRLRIAVQPGGCSGLIYQLYFDERSLENDAVVDFEGVEVVVDQMSIPYLSGATIDFEDTIQKQGFTIDNPNAQGSCACGDSFA is encoded by the coding sequence ATGAGTAACGACACTGCAGTACGCGAGCACGGAGTCGCGCTGAGCTCAGCAGCACAGGACAAGGTTCGCAGCCTGCTTAATCAGGAGGGCCGCGACGACCTGCGGCTCCGCATCGCCGTGCAGCCTGGCGGTTGCTCCGGCCTGATCTACCAGCTGTACTTCGACGAACGCTCGCTCGAGAACGACGCGGTCGTTGACTTCGAGGGCGTCGAGGTGGTCGTTGACCAGATGAGCATCCCGTACCTGTCGGGCGCCACCATCGACTTCGAGGACACGATCCAGAAGCAGGGCTTCACGATCGACAACCCCAACGCGCAGGGCTCATGCGCCTGCGGCGACAGCTTCGCATAA
- the coxB gene encoding cytochrome c oxidase subunit II yields MRSNRVNKWVAAPVAIGAALLLAGCTPEQQRGFLPEGSTHATNHTEGITALWVNSWIVLLGVGVITWGLIIWATIAYRRRKGQTGLPVQLRYNMPIETFFTVVPVILVLGFFAFTAQEQAKIEARYDNPENVVEVFGKRWAWDFNYISDDVHFQGVQVKTDEKGSALPETMPVLMLPVDKTTEIRLETRDVIHSFWVVEYLYKKDMIPGQTNYMSFTPTETGTFMGKCAELCGQDHSMMLFELQVVEQDEYDAYVESLRAEGNTGRVGEEANANIESFHGDEAQAQNEKK; encoded by the coding sequence GTGCGTTCCAATCGTGTAAACAAATGGGTTGCGGCCCCAGTCGCCATCGGCGCGGCTCTCCTGCTCGCTGGCTGCACTCCTGAGCAGCAGCGCGGCTTCCTCCCCGAGGGATCCACTCACGCCACGAACCACACGGAGGGCATCACCGCTCTCTGGGTGAACTCGTGGATCGTGCTGCTGGGTGTTGGTGTCATCACCTGGGGCCTCATTATCTGGGCAACCATCGCGTACCGTCGCCGTAAGGGCCAGACCGGCCTTCCCGTGCAGCTGCGCTACAACATGCCCATTGAGACGTTCTTCACGGTTGTCCCCGTGATCCTCGTGCTTGGTTTCTTCGCGTTCACCGCGCAGGAGCAGGCAAAGATCGAGGCTCGCTACGACAACCCCGAGAACGTCGTTGAGGTGTTCGGCAAGCGCTGGGCATGGGACTTCAACTACATCAGCGACGACGTCCACTTCCAGGGCGTCCAGGTGAAGACCGATGAGAAGGGTTCGGCTCTCCCCGAGACGATGCCCGTGCTCATGCTCCCCGTCGACAAGACGACGGAGATCCGCCTGGAGACTCGCGATGTCATCCACTCCTTCTGGGTCGTTGAGTACCTGTACAAGAAGGACATGATCCCCGGCCAGACCAACTACATGAGCTTCACGCCGACTGAAACCGGCACGTTCATGGGTAAGTGCGCCGAGCTCTGTGGCCAGGACCACTCGATGATGCTCTTCGAGCTTCAGGTTGTCGAGCAGGACGAGTACGACGCATACGTCGAGTCGCTCCGCGCTGAGGGCAACACGGGCCGCGTCGGCGAAGAGGCGAACGCGAACATCGAGTCGTTCCACGGCGACGAGGCTCAGGCCCAGAACGAGAAGAAGTAA
- the ctaD gene encoding cytochrome c oxidase subunit I: protein MKKGNIIVSWMTSTDHKVIGYMYLISSFVWFLVGGLMALLIRAQLFAPGLEVIATKEQYNQLFTMHGTIMLLMFATPLFAGFANVMMPLQIGAPDVAFPRLNAFAFWLYTFGSLIAVGGFLTPQGAASFGWFAYAPLSDVTYSPGVGGNLWVLGLGIAGFGTIMGGVNFITTIITMRAPGMTMWRMSVFTWNTLVTSLLVILVFPVLAAAFFGLAADRIFGAQIYSGEGGAILWQHLFWFFGHPEVYIIALPFFGIVSEIFPVFSRKPIFGYKTLIYATIAIAALSMTVWAHHMYVTGSVLLPFFALMTMLIAVPTGVKIFNWLGTMWRGSITFETPMLWSLGFLVTFVFGGLTGVILASPALDFHLSDTYFVVAHFHYVVFGTVVFAMFAGFYFWWPKWTGKMLNERLGKIHFWVLFIGFHTTFLVQHWLGVMAMPRRYYTYLPEDGITWGNQLSTIGAVILGASMIPFLLNVYITSRRAPKVTVNDPWGYGRSLEWATSCPPPRHNFTSIPRIRTESPAFDLNHPEVSGIEQPKPASVPEFVEPTK from the coding sequence ATGAAGAAGGGTAACATCATCGTTTCGTGGATGACATCCACGGATCACAAGGTGATCGGGTACATGTACCTGATTAGCTCCTTCGTGTGGTTCCTTGTCGGCGGCCTCATGGCCCTGCTGATCCGCGCGCAGCTGTTCGCACCGGGCCTCGAGGTCATCGCCACCAAGGAACAGTACAACCAGCTGTTCACCATGCACGGCACCATCATGCTGCTCATGTTTGCAACGCCGCTCTTTGCCGGCTTCGCGAACGTCATGATGCCGCTGCAGATCGGTGCCCCGGACGTCGCGTTCCCGCGACTCAACGCCTTCGCGTTCTGGCTCTACACCTTCGGCTCGCTCATCGCGGTCGGTGGCTTCCTCACCCCGCAGGGCGCGGCATCGTTCGGCTGGTTCGCGTACGCGCCGCTGTCTGACGTGACCTACTCGCCTGGCGTCGGTGGAAACCTCTGGGTGCTCGGCCTCGGTATTGCCGGCTTCGGCACCATCATGGGTGGCGTGAACTTCATCACCACCATCATCACGATGCGTGCGCCTGGCATGACCATGTGGCGCATGTCCGTGTTCACCTGGAACACGCTCGTCACCTCGCTCCTCGTGATCCTGGTCTTCCCCGTGCTCGCGGCCGCGTTCTTCGGACTCGCTGCCGACCGTATCTTCGGCGCTCAGATCTACAGCGGCGAAGGCGGAGCAATCCTCTGGCAGCACCTCTTCTGGTTCTTCGGCCACCCCGAGGTGTACATCATCGCGCTGCCGTTCTTCGGCATCGTCTCCGAGATCTTCCCGGTGTTCAGCCGCAAGCCGATCTTCGGATACAAGACGCTGATCTACGCGACGATCGCGATCGCCGCGCTGTCGATGACCGTGTGGGCGCACCACATGTACGTCACCGGTTCCGTCCTGCTGCCGTTCTTCGCCCTGATGACGATGCTCATCGCGGTCCCGACCGGCGTCAAGATCTTCAACTGGCTGGGTACGATGTGGCGTGGCTCGATCACGTTCGAGACCCCGATGCTCTGGTCGCTCGGCTTCCTCGTGACCTTCGTGTTCGGCGGCCTCACCGGCGTCATCCTCGCCTCGCCCGCGCTCGACTTCCACCTCTCGGACACCTACTTCGTCGTGGCACACTTCCACTACGTCGTGTTCGGCACGGTCGTCTTCGCGATGTTCGCCGGCTTCTACTTCTGGTGGCCCAAGTGGACCGGCAAGATGCTCAACGAGCGCCTCGGCAAGATTCACTTCTGGGTCCTGTTCATCGGCTTCCACACGACGTTCCTCGTGCAGCACTGGCTCGGCGTCATGGCAATGCCCCGCCGCTACTACACCTACCTGCCTGAGGACGGCATCACCTGGGGCAACCAGCTGTCGACGATCGGCGCGGTTATCCTTGGCGCCTCGATGATCCCCTTCCTGCTCAACGTGTACATCACGTCGCGTCGCGCACCGAAGGTGACCGTCAACGACCCGTGGGGCTACGGCCGCTCGCTCGAGTGGGCAACCTCTTGCCCGCCGCCGCGCCACAACTTCACCTCGATTCCGCGTATTCGCACCGAGTCGCCGGCGTTCGATCTCAATCACCCCGAGGTGAGTGGCATCGAGCAGCCCAAGCCCGCCTCGGTTCCCGAGTTCGTCGAGCCGACGAAGTAA
- a CDS encoding cytochrome c oxidase subunit 4, which yields MKSNIVILWVLTAYFAVLGAVYTIWNLIEHGYVEWSGSATIIGAAFLGGFIAVYLMLTQRKQGGVLIEDRDDSDIDDGDPELGEFSPWSWWPLVLALAISLVVLGMCLGFNFWISFLSLPLVIVSIVGWVYEYYRGHFAR from the coding sequence ATGAAATCGAACATCGTCATCCTCTGGGTGCTCACCGCGTACTTCGCAGTACTCGGTGCGGTCTACACGATCTGGAACCTGATCGAGCACGGCTACGTTGAGTGGTCGGGGAGCGCGACAATCATTGGCGCCGCGTTCCTTGGCGGATTCATCGCCGTCTACCTCATGCTGACCCAGCGCAAGCAGGGCGGCGTGCTGATCGAGGACCGCGACGATTCGGACATCGACGATGGGGATCCTGAGCTCGGCGAGTTCAGCCCCTGGAGCTGGTGGCCGCTCGTGCTGGCACTCGCGATTTCGCTGGTCGTGCTCGGCATGTGCCTCGGGTTCAACTTCTGGATCTCATTCCTGTCGCTGCCGCTCGTGATCGTCAGCATCGTGGGCTGGGTCTACGAGTACTACCGCGGACACTTCGCGAGGTAA
- a CDS encoding GNAT family N-acetyltransferase, protein MAITIRRGQAEDAEALLGLARQFTTGREPIGRDDFQVAYDNVLRRRDQETNVLFVAESDGVIAGYSLMTVSRLLHAPGLTAHLQEIVVDEASRGLGIGDRLMSANEHYCMGRGVRQLSASTARIGSFYNHRGFEAVGEHYRKILELE, encoded by the coding sequence GTGGCAATCACCATTCGCCGGGGCCAGGCCGAGGACGCGGAAGCGCTCCTCGGCCTGGCCCGTCAGTTCACCACTGGCCGCGAGCCCATTGGCCGTGACGACTTCCAGGTCGCCTACGACAACGTGCTCCGCCGCCGTGACCAAGAGACCAATGTGCTCTTCGTAGCCGAGTCCGATGGCGTCATCGCCGGCTACTCCCTCATGACCGTCTCCCGGCTGCTCCACGCTCCGGGACTCACCGCTCACCTCCAGGAGATCGTCGTCGACGAAGCCTCTCGAGGCCTCGGCATCGGCGATCGCCTGATGTCCGCGAACGAGCACTACTGCATGGGACGAGGCGTGCGTCAGCTGTCGGCTTCGACGGCGCGTATCGGCTCGTTCTACAACCACCGCGGCTTCGAGGCTGTCGGTGAGCACTACCGCAAGATTCTCGAGCTGGAATAG
- a CDS encoding TetR/AcrR family transcriptional regulator produces MIIAGTIEFGLHGYAGAQTSAIAVRAGVSQPNVYANFASKRELFLACIGELPLVVEELAPGGQLEEQHALLLFQAVAAVREPALSPELGELLRELRSSLGAARFSDALSGAAAILLR; encoded by the coding sequence TTGATTATCGCCGGAACCATTGAGTTCGGGCTGCACGGGTACGCCGGCGCGCAGACTTCCGCAATCGCGGTGCGCGCCGGCGTTTCTCAACCCAACGTCTACGCAAACTTCGCGTCAAAGCGCGAGCTGTTCCTTGCCTGTATCGGCGAGCTCCCACTGGTGGTCGAGGAACTAGCCCCGGGCGGGCAGCTGGAGGAGCAGCACGCGCTGCTCTTGTTTCAGGCGGTCGCCGCGGTGCGCGAACCTGCGCTGTCGCCCGAGCTTGGCGAGCTCCTGCGCGAACTTCGCTCCAGCCTTGGCGCCGCCCGCTTCTCTGATGCGCTCTCAGGGGCGGCCGCGATCCTGCTCCGCTGA
- a CDS encoding cytochrome b gives MSTVTEKPTQQSGSSTFTAKAANYIDERTKVGVAVKEFGRKVFPDHWSFLLGEVALYSFVVILLSGTFLTLFFQATMAEVVYDGPFVPMKGLEMSAAMASTVDLSFSVRGGLLMRQVHHWAALLFVASIGLHMLRIFFTGAFRKPRELNWVIGFVLFILAMGEGFTGYSLPDDVLSGNGLRIIDGLLKSFPVVGTWLSFLFFGGEFPGVDIVGRLYMLHIMVLPALVILFVALHLMFVVIHKHTQYPGPGKTQGNVVGYPVLPAYAAKAGGFFFIVFGVIVLIATFFGINAVWMYGPYDPSPVSAGTQPDWYIGFADGMLRLIPPGLETEWFGYTWSWNMLIPVIIMGGFIVLVAIYPFIEAWVTGDKREHHILDRPRNAPTRTAIGAAGVTFYAVMWAAASSDLMATHFQLSIEGVIHALQALLIVGPIVAYIVTKRICLALQKKDRSIALHGYESGRIVRLPGGEFVEVHKPVSDYERWELVSYHDYAPVMLRPNDDGRIPFGKRLRAGFTRWFFEDRIVPPTQGEIESSKDHGH, from the coding sequence GTGAGCACCGTAACTGAAAAGCCGACTCAGCAGAGCGGTTCAAGCACCTTCACCGCCAAGGCGGCGAACTACATCGACGAGCGCACGAAGGTTGGCGTTGCAGTCAAGGAGTTCGGTCGTAAGGTCTTCCCCGATCACTGGTCGTTCCTCCTCGGCGAGGTCGCCCTGTACAGCTTCGTCGTGATCCTGCTTTCGGGCACGTTCCTCACGCTGTTCTTCCAGGCGACGATGGCTGAGGTCGTCTACGACGGCCCGTTCGTCCCGATGAAGGGTCTCGAGATGTCGGCCGCGATGGCGTCGACTGTCGACCTGTCGTTCTCGGTTCGCGGCGGCCTCCTGATGCGTCAGGTCCACCACTGGGCGGCCCTGCTGTTCGTGGCATCGATCGGCCTGCACATGCTCCGCATCTTCTTCACCGGCGCATTCCGCAAGCCGCGCGAGCTCAACTGGGTCATCGGCTTCGTCCTCTTCATCCTGGCGATGGGCGAGGGCTTCACCGGCTACTCGCTCCCCGACGACGTTCTCTCGGGTAACGGCCTCCGCATCATCGACGGCCTCCTGAAGTCGTTCCCTGTTGTGGGTACCTGGCTCTCCTTCCTCTTCTTCGGTGGCGAGTTCCCCGGCGTCGACATTGTCGGCCGCCTGTACATGCTCCACATCATGGTGCTTCCGGCACTGGTGATCCTCTTCGTCGCACTGCACCTCATGTTCGTGGTCATCCACAAGCACACGCAGTACCCCGGCCCGGGCAAGACCCAGGGCAACGTTGTTGGCTACCCCGTGCTCCCCGCATACGCGGCGAAGGCCGGCGGCTTCTTCTTCATCGTGTTCGGTGTGATCGTGCTGATCGCGACGTTCTTCGGAATTAACGCGGTGTGGATGTACGGACCGTACGATCCCTCCCCCGTCTCCGCGGGTACCCAGCCTGACTGGTACATCGGCTTCGCCGACGGCATGCTGCGTCTGATCCCGCCGGGGCTCGAGACCGAGTGGTTCGGCTACACCTGGTCGTGGAACATGCTGATCCCCGTGATCATCATGGGCGGCTTCATCGTGCTCGTCGCGATCTACCCCTTCATTGAGGCGTGGGTCACCGGCGACAAGCGCGAGCACCACATCCTCGACCGCCCGCGCAACGCGCCGACCCGTACCGCTATCGGTGCAGCTGGCGTCACGTTCTACGCGGTCATGTGGGCAGCTGCGAGCTCCGACCTGATGGCGACGCACTTCCAGCTCTCCATTGAGGGCGTTATCCACGCGCTGCAGGCGCTGCTCATCGTCGGACCGATCGTTGCGTACATCGTCACGAAGCGCATCTGCCTCGCGCTCCAGAAGAAGGATCGCTCGATCGCGCTTCACGGCTACGAGTCGGGTCGCATCGTCCGCCTCCCCGGCGGCGAGTTCGTCGAGGTCCACAAGCCCGTCAGCGACTACGAGCGCTGGGAGCTTGTGAGCTACCACGACTACGCACCCGTCATGCTCCGTCCGAACGACGACGGCCGCATCCCCTTCGGGAAGCGTCTGCGTGCAGGCTTCACGCGCTGGTTCTTCGAGGACCGCATCGTGCCGCCGACGCAGGGCGAGATCGAGTCGAGCAAGGACCACGGCCACTAG
- a CDS encoding ubiquinol-cytochrome c reductase iron-sulfur subunit: MAEEAKSSGGDSAVVAAQSHGAEVSSAGAAVISSDAVQNPGLPPHRKRVTELDPKKEKSAERAVYSLFYLSIVGSLGSVLAYMFFPIETGDPAAIRLHTIFVGSGMALALLALGIGAVHWGKSLMSDVEAIDLRHPTPSDEETRETAAEVFAVADEESGFSRRTLVRNSLLGALIAFPLPGITLLRSLAPQDIDPVEVLRHTMWDKGIRLARDNGGHKVGEAIRAADVTVGSVFHVVPENLGTAKDVLNEKAKAIVLLIRLDEKDLKERPERKDWSYNGIVAYSKVCTHVGCPVALNEQHTHHLLCPCHQSQFDVADEAKVIFGPAKRPLPQLPITVDADGYLIARSDFTEPVGPSYWERLK; the protein is encoded by the coding sequence ATGGCAGAGGAAGCGAAGAGCAGCGGCGGCGATAGCGCCGTTGTTGCCGCCCAGAGCCACGGCGCGGAGGTGTCTTCGGCTGGTGCCGCGGTCATTTCGAGTGACGCCGTGCAGAACCCGGGCCTTCCCCCGCACCGCAAGCGTGTGACGGAGCTGGATCCTAAGAAGGAGAAGAGCGCAGAGCGCGCTGTTTACTCCCTCTTCTACCTCTCAATCGTTGGCAGCCTCGGTTCGGTGCTTGCCTACATGTTCTTCCCGATCGAGACCGGTGACCCGGCGGCTATCCGCCTGCACACCATCTTCGTCGGCTCGGGCATGGCACTCGCACTGCTTGCGCTCGGCATCGGCGCTGTCCACTGGGGCAAGTCGCTCATGTCGGACGTCGAGGCGATCGATCTGCGTCACCCGACGCCGAGCGACGAGGAGACCCGCGAGACCGCTGCAGAGGTATTCGCCGTCGCTGACGAGGAATCGGGCTTCTCGCGCCGTACCCTCGTGCGCAACAGCCTCCTCGGCGCGCTGATCGCGTTCCCGCTTCCCGGCATCACGCTGCTGCGCAGCCTCGCCCCGCAGGACATCGACCCCGTTGAGGTGCTTCGCCACACCATGTGGGACAAGGGCATCCGCCTGGCACGCGACAACGGCGGCCACAAGGTCGGCGAGGCTATCCGCGCCGCTGACGTCACCGTCGGCTCCGTGTTCCACGTCGTGCCCGAGAACCTCGGCACTGCGAAGGACGTCCTCAACGAGAAGGCGAAGGCCATCGTTCTCCTTATCCGTCTCGACGAGAAGGATCTCAAGGAGCGCCCCGAGCGCAAGGACTGGTCGTACAACGGCATCGTCGCGTACTCGAAGGTCTGCACGCACGTCGGTTGCCCCGTTGCCCTGAACGAGCAGCACACCCACCACCTGCTGTGCCCCTGCCACCAGTCGCAGTTCGACGTCGCGGACGAGGCGAAGGTCATCTTCGGCCCGGCGAAGCGCCCGCTGCCCCAGCTGCCGATCACGGTCGACGCTGATGGCTACCTCATCGCGCGCAGCGACTTCACTGAACCTGTTGGTCCGAGCTACTGGGAGCGCCTCAAGTGA
- a CDS encoding c-type cytochrome → MARAKKNPAKSGRRHPLATAALLAVGLVVTGAAYAGISTTSATAEVDLSSPAVIKEGEKLFAANCATCHGMGAQGSGEDGPSLIGVGAASVHFQVGTGRMPLAFQGPQGMVKPKQFTEEQTLQMAAYVASLAPGPELPDPKLLAADGDAARGGELFRINCAMCHNVAGAGGALTQGKWAPPLTGVEPTHIYNAMVTGPQNMPVFSDANITPEQKADIITYLKYIEDKPSIGGFSLGSIGPVAEGLFIWIIGLGSIVALTVWVTAKSN, encoded by the coding sequence ATGGCTCGCGCCAAGAAGAACCCAGCAAAGTCGGGTCGTCGTCACCCACTCGCGACCGCCGCACTGCTCGCAGTCGGCCTGGTTGTCACCGGTGCCGCATACGCAGGTATCAGCACCACGTCTGCGACCGCTGAGGTAGATCTCTCCTCCCCCGCCGTCATTAAGGAAGGCGAAAAGCTCTTCGCCGCAAACTGCGCGACCTGCCACGGCATGGGCGCTCAGGGCTCCGGCGAAGACGGCCCCTCGCTGATCGGCGTGGGCGCGGCTTCCGTGCACTTCCAGGTTGGCACCGGCCGCATGCCCCTCGCGTTCCAGGGCCCGCAGGGCATGGTCAAGCCGAAGCAGTTCACCGAGGAGCAGACGCTCCAGATGGCTGCGTATGTGGCTTCGCTCGCCCCGGGACCCGAGCTTCCCGACCCGAAGCTGCTCGCGGCTGACGGCGATGCGGCCCGCGGTGGCGAACTGTTCCGCATCAACTGCGCGATGTGCCACAACGTCGCCGGCGCAGGTGGCGCGCTGACCCAGGGCAAGTGGGCTCCCCCGCTGACCGGTGTCGAGCCGACGCACATCTACAACGCTATGGTGACCGGCCCGCAGAACATGCCCGTCTTCAGCGACGCGAACATCACGCCTGAGCAGAAGGCCGACATCATCACCTACCTCAAGTACATTGAGGACAAGCCTTCGATCGGCGGTTTCTCGCTCGGCTCGATCGGCCCGGTTGCTGAGGGTCTGTTCATCTGGATCATCGGGCTCGGCTCGATCGTCGCACTCACCGTTTGGGTCACCGCGAAGTCGAACTAG
- a CDS encoding cytochrome c oxidase subunit 3: protein MNTKSAVPAVKRPNGVAVGTIVWLGSEVMFFAGLFAIYFTLRAMNPELWAEQTSKHNFTFALINTSILVLSSFTAQAGVFAAERMQPRRTGWSPAKWGTVEWFYLTFFMGATFVAGQSYEYAVFVSEGVTLSSDPYGSAFYLATGFHGIHVALGLFAFLLVIGRIYAVKNFTHKEETTAVVVSYYWHFVDIVWIILFYIIYVIK, encoded by the coding sequence ATGAATACCAAGTCAGCCGTGCCCGCGGTGAAGCGACCGAACGGCGTCGCCGTAGGCACGATCGTGTGGCTCGGCAGCGAGGTCATGTTCTTCGCTGGCCTGTTCGCGATTTACTTCACACTCCGGGCAATGAATCCCGAGTTGTGGGCCGAACAGACCTCGAAGCACAACTTCACCTTTGCGCTTATCAACACGTCCATCCTGGTGCTTTCGTCCTTCACCGCTCAGGCAGGCGTGTTCGCCGCCGAGCGGATGCAGCCGCGACGCACCGGCTGGAGCCCGGCGAAGTGGGGAACCGTCGAATGGTTCTACCTCACGTTCTTCATGGGCGCCACCTTCGTTGCTGGCCAGTCCTACGAGTACGCGGTCTTCGTGTCCGAGGGAGTGACGCTCTCGAGCGATCCCTACGGCTCCGCGTTCTACCTCGCCACCGGCTTCCACGGCATTCACGTCGCCCTGGGTCTCTTTGCCTTCCTCCTCGTGATCGGCCGCATCTACGCGGTCAAGAACTTCACGCACAAGGAGGAGACGACCGCCGTCGTCGTGTCCTACTACTGGCACTTCGTCGACATCGTCTGGATCATCCTCTTCTACATCATCTACGTCATTAAGTAG